From Pantanalinema sp.:
CTGCTCGGGCTGGGGGCCGGTGAAGGCGAGGCGCAGCCGCATGGTGCTGGTCGGGATCGTCTGGGCCCGATAGGGCCACTGGACGCCGATCGACACCTCGCTCTTGGCGCGCGGGGCCTGGGTGCTCGGCGCATCGGGCGCCTGGGAGGAGCCGGATGCGATCGAGAGCGGGGCCTGCCGGCAGCCCGCGATCGAAAGGGCGAGCAGGGCGAGCATGAGTGGGGACGACGGGCGCATGCGCTACCTCACGATCACATCGACCTTGCTCTTGGCAAGGACCGTCAGGTTGCAGACGGCGGACTTGGTCGGATCCTTGGTCGCCTTGGCGGTCAGGGTGGCGCTGCCCGCCCCGAGCGTCGTCACCAGGCCGCTCGGGCTCACGGTCGCCACCGCGGAGTTCGAGACCGCCCAGGCCACGGCGCTCTCGGTGCTGAGGTCGCTCAGGGTGACGGTGGGCCGGAGCTGGGCCGTCGTCGGGTAGCCCGCGGTGTTCGCGCCGTCGGAGGAGGGGGCGTACAGCTCGAGGCTCGCGGGGGAAAGGGCGAGGGAGGTCACCGCCAGGGGCCTGCCCGTGACGCGGACCGAGGCGGTGGCGAGGTGGGAGCCCGAGGCCGCCGTGACCGTGACGGTGCCCTCGTAGTTTTCCGCGGCGACCTTGACGGTGCCGTTCGGCGCGATGAGCAGGACATGGTTGGGCGCCCACGACCACGCCGCGGTGGTCGGGACCTCGCGCTGGTCCGAGTAGCG
This genomic window contains:
- a CDS encoding Ig-like domain-containing protein; the protein is MRRLGIPIVLALTCVLTACPENDEIAGDIPVATPAPITGGTDGSGIDGNVNNGGATPPPAGPTLVGLLLSPSAVTISSDPLAAPALRQAKLDVSARYSDQREVPTTAAWSWAPNHVLLIAPNGTVKVAAENYEGTVTVTAASGSHLATASVRVTGRPLAVTSLALSPASLELYAPSSDGANTAGYPTTAQLRPTVTLSDLSTESAVAWAVSNSAVATVSPSGLVTTLGAGSATLTAKATKDPTKSAVCNLTVLAKSKVDVIVR